One Xiphophorus hellerii strain 12219 chromosome 1, Xiphophorus_hellerii-4.1, whole genome shotgun sequence DNA segment encodes these proteins:
- the znf341 gene encoding zinc finger protein 341 isoform X1: MAQAIFEVLEGMDNQTVLAVQSLLDGQGGVPDPNSQNVSATPAIQPMDDEDVFLCGKCKKQFNSLPGFMTHKREQCQSGAPSLSTVSLASTNAYAPVPSIGSVPQTAANRQVSTYITVPPSPLTHTLVQGNVLVSDDVLMSAISAFTSIDQPMAAMQTPIQSNLSMHTAGVSYLQHHHHHHHHQQHQQQASHPLPSSQAPPPALPAGQPTQQPLSSQVPVSHSNSVVQVYSTMPHMAGPAAAAAAAGAGGAAEIHTLGLPAFHPVQCVEGQSFSSSPVYSPGKQGSKAKSCSHMGSMAELSDFEKVIIPKQPRSSKKTTDGAAADHLKGKGPKLKCNFCDKFFSKNFDLQQHIRSHTGEKPFQCIVCGRAFAQKSNVKKHMQTHKVWPMTVANTVSRLPITVKVVPVSFIEEERMAERQKQGNMDRDQIQAEPEPVQTEEPGEEAATEAEPGLTASRGEDAQDGLTRSMSDQNQQGGAQTKQIVVIDSSYQCQFCTCKFKTYFQLKSHLTQHKGEQVYKCVLKSCSQTFQKLDHFLEHIRTHQEQLTYRCHLCSKVFPSLFELGVHQYSHCFCPQQNTRKETSVFRCVKCQSRYSTQEALEQHLLTASHSFPCPHCQKVFPCERYFRRHLPTHGVGGRFKCQICKKAFKTEHYLKLHTRIHSGEKPYKCSLCEATFNRKDKVKRHMLIHEPFKKYKCPFRTHVGCTKEFNRPDKLKAHILSHSGIKPYKCLFCQKAFSRRAHMLEHQQSHTDNYRFRCSTCNKGFTRQSYYRDHKCPTVGDRTGAEERTEENEEADEAAGASAVEEQEGERNGRRSRFTRISKRLQTNGEEAEEEDGSDGDQEIGETQPGDEEGTNGGHHAAMATTEGQTERGAEEHGGMETSDELQTQTGTNAHNSSQRQPCL; encoded by the exons ATGGCGCAGGCAATATTTGAGGTGCTCGAAG GCATGGACAACCAGACTGTGCTGGCAGTCCAGTCACTGCTGGATGGTCAAGGTGGAGTTCCTGACCCAAACAGCCAAAATGTCTCTGCGACGCCAGCCATCCAGCCCATGG ACGACGAAGACGTGTTCCTGTGTGGGAAGTGTAAGAAACAGTTCAACTCTCTGCCTGGCTTCATGACGCACAAGAGGGAGCAGTGCCAGTCTGGCGCCCCCTCCCTGTCCACCGTATCCCTGGCCTCCACCAACGCCTACGCTCCGGTCCCGTCAATCGGCTCCGTACCCCAAACTGCCGCCAACAGACAG GTATCCACCTATATAACAGTCCCTCCGTCTCCTCTGACTCACACTCTGGTGCAAGGCAACGTGCTGGTCAGCGACGACGTCCTCATGTCGGCCATCTCCGCCTTCACCTCCATCGACCAGCCCATGGCCGCCATGCAGACGCCCATACAG AGCAACCTGAGCATGCACACAGCGGGGGTATCGTATCTTCAgcaccatcaccaccaccaccaccatcagcagcatcagcagcaggcTTCCCACCCTCTGCCCTCCAGCCAGGCACCGCCCCCCGCTCTGCCAGCTGGGCAGCCCACCCAGCAGCCCCTCTCCTCCCAGGTGCCAGTGAGCCACAGCAACTCGGTGGTGCAGGTGTACAGCACGATGCCCCACATGGCAGGCCCTGCTGCTGCCGCAGCGGCTGCTGGTGCTGGCGGTGCAGCAGAGATCCATACGTTAGGCCTGCCAGCTTTCCACCCTGTTCAG TGCGTGGAGGGCCAGTCGTTCAGCAGCAGTCCTGTCTACAGCCCCGGGAAGCAGGGCAGCAAAGCAAAGAGCTGCAGCCACATGGGCAGCATGGCGGAGCTGAGCGACTTCGAAAAGGTCATCATACCCAAACAGCCCCGGAGCAGCAAGAAGACAACGGACGGAGCAGCAG CAGATCACCTGAAGGGAAAAGGTCCGAAGCTGAAGTGTAATTTCTGCGATAagtttttctccaaaaacttTGACCTCCAGCAGCACATCAGAAG ccacacaggagagaaaccgTTCCAGTGCATCGTCTGTGGGCGGGCCTTCGCCCAGAAGTCCAATGTGAAGAAACACATGCAGACTCACAAG GTGTGGCCGATGACCGTGGCAAACACCGTGTCTCGGCTGCCAATTACTGTGAAGGTGGTTCCCGTTTCATTCATTGAGGAAGAACGGATGGCGGAGCGGCAGAAACAAGGCAACATGGACCGAGACCAGATTCAAGCAGAACCAGAGCCGGTCCAAACGG AGGAACCAGGGGAGGAGGCAGCGACAGAGGCTGAACCCGGTCTGACAGCCAGCCGAGGGGAAGACGCCCAGGATGGTCTCACTCGCTCAATGtccgaccagaaccagcagggcGGCGCTCAAACCAAGCAGATTGTTGTGATAGACAGCTCCTACCAGTGCCAGTTCTGCACCTGCAAGTTCAAGACCTACTTCCAACTCAAGTCTCACCTGACCCAGCATAAAGGCGAGCAG GTGTACAAGTGTGTGTTGAAGAGCTGCTCCCAGACCTTCCAGAAGCTTGACCACTTCCTGGAACACATCCGGACGCACCAGGAGCAGCTGACGTACCGCTGCCACCTCTGCAGCAAGGTCTTCCCCTCCCTGTTTGAGCTGGGAGTCCACCAGTACTCCCACTGCTTCTGCCCACAGCAGAACACCCGCAAGGAGACGAGCGTGTTCAG GTGTGTGAAATGTCAGAGCAGATATTCAACCCAGGAAGCTCTGGAGCAACACCTGCTGACCGCCTCCCACAGCTTCCCTTGCCCTCACTGTCAGAAG GTCTTCCCATGTGAGAGATACTTCCGGCGCCACTTGCCCACTCATGGCGTTGGAGGAAGATTTAAGTGTCAGATCTGCAAGAAGGCCTTCAAGACTGAGCACTACCTCAAGCTGCACACTCGCATTCACTCAG GTGAGAAACCGTACAAGTGTTCCCTCTGTGAGGCGACGTTCAACAGAAAGGACAAAGTGAAGAGACACATGCTGATCCACGAGCCTTTTAAGAAATACAAGTGTCCCTTCAG GACACATGTGGGCTGCACCAAAGAATTCAACAGACCAGACAAACTGAAAGCCCACATCCTGTCACATTCTG GTATCAAACCCTACAAGTGTCTGTTCTGTCAGAAGGCGTTCAGCCGCAGGGCTCACATGCTGGAGCATCAGCAGTCCCACACAGACAACTACAGGTTCAGGTGCTCTACATGTAACAAGGGGTTCACCAGGCAGAGCTACTACAGAGACCACAAATGTCCCACAGTGGGAGACAGGACAGGAGCAGAGGAGAGGACAGAGGAGAATGAGGAGGCCGATGAGGCTGCAGGAGCATCGGCGGTTGAGGAGCAGGAAGGAGAGCGCAACGGGAGGAGAAGCAGGTTCACGAGGATTTCCAAACGCTTGCAGACTAATggagaggaggcagaggaagaggacGGCTCCGATGGAGACCAGGAGATAGGAGAAACTCAGCCAGGGGACGAAGAGGGGACCAATGGAGGCCACCATGCTGCCATGGCTACCACCGAGGGACAGACTGAGAGAGGGGCAGAGGAACATGGTGGCATGGAAACCAGTGACGAGCTGCAGACACAGACTGGGACCAACGCCCACAACAGTTCACAGAGGCAGCCATGTTTGTAG
- the znf341 gene encoding zinc finger protein 341 isoform X2 — MAQAIFEVLEGMDNQTVLAVQSLLDGQGGVPDPNSQNVSATPAIQPMDDEDVFLCGKCKKQFNSLPGFMTHKREQCQSGAPSLSTVSLASTNAYAPVPSIGSVPQTAANRQVSTYITVPPSPLTHTLVQGNVLVSDDVLMSAISAFTSIDQPMAAMQTPIQSNLSMHTAGVSYLQHHHHHHHHQQHQQQASHPLPSSQAPPPALPAGQPTQQPLSSQVPVSHSNSVVQVYSTMPHMAGPAAAAAAAGAGGAAEIHTLGLPAFHPVQCVEGQSFSSSPVYSPGKQGSKAKSCSHMGSMAELSDFEKVIIPKQPRSSKKTTDGAADHLKGKGPKLKCNFCDKFFSKNFDLQQHIRSHTGEKPFQCIVCGRAFAQKSNVKKHMQTHKVWPMTVANTVSRLPITVKVVPVSFIEEERMAERQKQGNMDRDQIQAEPEPVQTEEPGEEAATEAEPGLTASRGEDAQDGLTRSMSDQNQQGGAQTKQIVVIDSSYQCQFCTCKFKTYFQLKSHLTQHKGEQVYKCVLKSCSQTFQKLDHFLEHIRTHQEQLTYRCHLCSKVFPSLFELGVHQYSHCFCPQQNTRKETSVFRCVKCQSRYSTQEALEQHLLTASHSFPCPHCQKVFPCERYFRRHLPTHGVGGRFKCQICKKAFKTEHYLKLHTRIHSGEKPYKCSLCEATFNRKDKVKRHMLIHEPFKKYKCPFRTHVGCTKEFNRPDKLKAHILSHSGIKPYKCLFCQKAFSRRAHMLEHQQSHTDNYRFRCSTCNKGFTRQSYYRDHKCPTVGDRTGAEERTEENEEADEAAGASAVEEQEGERNGRRSRFTRISKRLQTNGEEAEEEDGSDGDQEIGETQPGDEEGTNGGHHAAMATTEGQTERGAEEHGGMETSDELQTQTGTNAHNSSQRQPCL, encoded by the exons ATGGCGCAGGCAATATTTGAGGTGCTCGAAG GCATGGACAACCAGACTGTGCTGGCAGTCCAGTCACTGCTGGATGGTCAAGGTGGAGTTCCTGACCCAAACAGCCAAAATGTCTCTGCGACGCCAGCCATCCAGCCCATGG ACGACGAAGACGTGTTCCTGTGTGGGAAGTGTAAGAAACAGTTCAACTCTCTGCCTGGCTTCATGACGCACAAGAGGGAGCAGTGCCAGTCTGGCGCCCCCTCCCTGTCCACCGTATCCCTGGCCTCCACCAACGCCTACGCTCCGGTCCCGTCAATCGGCTCCGTACCCCAAACTGCCGCCAACAGACAG GTATCCACCTATATAACAGTCCCTCCGTCTCCTCTGACTCACACTCTGGTGCAAGGCAACGTGCTGGTCAGCGACGACGTCCTCATGTCGGCCATCTCCGCCTTCACCTCCATCGACCAGCCCATGGCCGCCATGCAGACGCCCATACAG AGCAACCTGAGCATGCACACAGCGGGGGTATCGTATCTTCAgcaccatcaccaccaccaccaccatcagcagcatcagcagcaggcTTCCCACCCTCTGCCCTCCAGCCAGGCACCGCCCCCCGCTCTGCCAGCTGGGCAGCCCACCCAGCAGCCCCTCTCCTCCCAGGTGCCAGTGAGCCACAGCAACTCGGTGGTGCAGGTGTACAGCACGATGCCCCACATGGCAGGCCCTGCTGCTGCCGCAGCGGCTGCTGGTGCTGGCGGTGCAGCAGAGATCCATACGTTAGGCCTGCCAGCTTTCCACCCTGTTCAG TGCGTGGAGGGCCAGTCGTTCAGCAGCAGTCCTGTCTACAGCCCCGGGAAGCAGGGCAGCAAAGCAAAGAGCTGCAGCCACATGGGCAGCATGGCGGAGCTGAGCGACTTCGAAAAGGTCATCATACCCAAACAGCCCCGGAGCAGCAAGAAGACAACGGACGGAGCAGCAG ATCACCTGAAGGGAAAAGGTCCGAAGCTGAAGTGTAATTTCTGCGATAagtttttctccaaaaacttTGACCTCCAGCAGCACATCAGAAG ccacacaggagagaaaccgTTCCAGTGCATCGTCTGTGGGCGGGCCTTCGCCCAGAAGTCCAATGTGAAGAAACACATGCAGACTCACAAG GTGTGGCCGATGACCGTGGCAAACACCGTGTCTCGGCTGCCAATTACTGTGAAGGTGGTTCCCGTTTCATTCATTGAGGAAGAACGGATGGCGGAGCGGCAGAAACAAGGCAACATGGACCGAGACCAGATTCAAGCAGAACCAGAGCCGGTCCAAACGG AGGAACCAGGGGAGGAGGCAGCGACAGAGGCTGAACCCGGTCTGACAGCCAGCCGAGGGGAAGACGCCCAGGATGGTCTCACTCGCTCAATGtccgaccagaaccagcagggcGGCGCTCAAACCAAGCAGATTGTTGTGATAGACAGCTCCTACCAGTGCCAGTTCTGCACCTGCAAGTTCAAGACCTACTTCCAACTCAAGTCTCACCTGACCCAGCATAAAGGCGAGCAG GTGTACAAGTGTGTGTTGAAGAGCTGCTCCCAGACCTTCCAGAAGCTTGACCACTTCCTGGAACACATCCGGACGCACCAGGAGCAGCTGACGTACCGCTGCCACCTCTGCAGCAAGGTCTTCCCCTCCCTGTTTGAGCTGGGAGTCCACCAGTACTCCCACTGCTTCTGCCCACAGCAGAACACCCGCAAGGAGACGAGCGTGTTCAG GTGTGTGAAATGTCAGAGCAGATATTCAACCCAGGAAGCTCTGGAGCAACACCTGCTGACCGCCTCCCACAGCTTCCCTTGCCCTCACTGTCAGAAG GTCTTCCCATGTGAGAGATACTTCCGGCGCCACTTGCCCACTCATGGCGTTGGAGGAAGATTTAAGTGTCAGATCTGCAAGAAGGCCTTCAAGACTGAGCACTACCTCAAGCTGCACACTCGCATTCACTCAG GTGAGAAACCGTACAAGTGTTCCCTCTGTGAGGCGACGTTCAACAGAAAGGACAAAGTGAAGAGACACATGCTGATCCACGAGCCTTTTAAGAAATACAAGTGTCCCTTCAG GACACATGTGGGCTGCACCAAAGAATTCAACAGACCAGACAAACTGAAAGCCCACATCCTGTCACATTCTG GTATCAAACCCTACAAGTGTCTGTTCTGTCAGAAGGCGTTCAGCCGCAGGGCTCACATGCTGGAGCATCAGCAGTCCCACACAGACAACTACAGGTTCAGGTGCTCTACATGTAACAAGGGGTTCACCAGGCAGAGCTACTACAGAGACCACAAATGTCCCACAGTGGGAGACAGGACAGGAGCAGAGGAGAGGACAGAGGAGAATGAGGAGGCCGATGAGGCTGCAGGAGCATCGGCGGTTGAGGAGCAGGAAGGAGAGCGCAACGGGAGGAGAAGCAGGTTCACGAGGATTTCCAAACGCTTGCAGACTAATggagaggaggcagaggaagaggacGGCTCCGATGGAGACCAGGAGATAGGAGAAACTCAGCCAGGGGACGAAGAGGGGACCAATGGAGGCCACCATGCTGCCATGGCTACCACCGAGGGACAGACTGAGAGAGGGGCAGAGGAACATGGTGGCATGGAAACCAGTGACGAGCTGCAGACACAGACTGGGACCAACGCCCACAACAGTTCACAGAGGCAGCCATGTTTGTAG